A genomic stretch from Argiope bruennichi chromosome 2, qqArgBrue1.1, whole genome shotgun sequence includes:
- the LOC129961923 gene encoding uncharacterized protein LOC129961923 produces the protein MNLFFVYDTVYCKEDEDDPKDAIIYFFPVQASESHRYFLCCQLVGVAKFLKSAFSTPSIIVLDQGKFAFLWSGNYLLVLGANSDISSNVLKDQLSFLCGIFCFYHGSINNVLKACDNNRDEFLSRMELAWSRYITLSQCFGNVLQLSMNALPLKSYKKNSHVIAIANRLLHVCQLSSSVTAGCVFHNSRVLSTQFLPQLTNYLSLLSNTNAAAPVTNAIHVLRNLPPDVELKYVYLKPKAVSNILKYNHTSVGSRIRVKTSTKMPVQSFSPSSREHLSSGSEGDVDSGNCSESVQSNKDESAFARKSKRYSSLKSSKQKRLCTVSCCVGHCRLFEKNLIVSRNLSLASYFQSFGHQAKDSSTVEGERTRVFSKSVNSLHREKNLTYCAVNVLCHSHARLWACSFVSKSKMQHTNMMSSCDLEFRCTLCTNCHTSIRLNNVSLKHWNSDVNISGYAHHQCACELLTSKPCEGHYYSDRTETPEEISKIQVLKCRTSSDTSSRKPYSTRRPVLSRRATIDVGVPNYIKRMPVGSQSFDCAPNPIDVDRLESNEFQKHVLYVQRYGSSTLVLLLHKVFDEKVINYLWNCGFTILRELEYNAEKQEMEKSYELEPTFYLLLYNYAHKVLKEYPHFPSLLLTEKHSRKTIQQIQEDFQNDPKFKSICLLSSNHSMFACQSDHSLALYLQPETDTRKVDPLYHLSKKASRRLGKYFKLTL, from the exons GCATCAGAAAGTCATCGTTACTTTTTGTGTTGCCAACTTGTTGGTGTTGCCAAGtttttaaaatctgcattttcTACACCATCAATTATTGTATTGGATCAAGGCAAGTTTGCATTTCTATGGTCAGGTAATTATTTATTG gTTCTTGGTGCAAATTCTGATATAAGCTCAAATGTACTGAAAGATCAGCTCTCATTTTTATGTGGAATATTTTGCTTTTACCATGGCAGTATTAATAATGTTCTCAag gctTGTGATAACAACCGTGACGAATTTTTAAGTCGGATGGAATTAGCATGGTCACGTTACATTACTCTGTCACAATGTTTTGGTAACGTTCTTCAACTCTCTATGAATGCTTTGCCACTAAAATCttacaaaaaa aattctCATGTTATAGCAATTGCCAATCGTTTGTTGCATGTGTGTCAGTTGAGCTCATCTGTCACAGCTGGATGTGTTTTCCACAATAGCAG GGTCCTGTCCACACAGTTTTTGCCTCAGTTAACGAATTATTTGTCTCTTCTATCAAACACTAATGCAGCT GCTCCTGTAACCAATGCCATTCATGTATTGAGAAATTTACCACCTGATGTTGagcttaaatatgtttatttaaaacccAAGGCTGTATCAAACATCTTGAAATACAATCACACTTCAGTTGGTTCTCGCATACGAGTGAAAACAAGCACTAAGATGCCTGTGCAGTCCTTCAGTCCTTCTTCAAGAGAGCATCTGAGTTCTGGGTCGGAAGGGGATGTTGATTCCGGAAATTGCAGCGAAAGCGTCCAATCGAACAAAGACGAAAGTGCCTTTGCAAGAAAGTCGAAGCGTTATTCGTCCCTCAAGTCTTCAAAACAGAAGAGGCTTTGTACCGTTTCTTGCTGTGTGGGGCATTGTAGGCTTTTCGAAAAAAATCTGATTGTGAGCCGGAATTTGAGTTTGGCATCGTATTTTCAGAGCTTTGGGCATCAGGCAAAAGACAGCAGTACGGTGGAAGGAGAGAGAACGAGAGTCTTTTCAAAGTCTGTGAATAGCCTACATAGAGAAAAGAACCTGACATATTGTG ctGTCAATGTGCTTTGCCATTCCCATGCCCGGCTATGGGCATGCAGTTTTGTATCCAAATCCAAGATGCAGCATACTAATATGATGAGCAGTTGCGATTTGGAATTCAGGTGTACTTTGTGCACAAACTGTCACACTTCCATTAGACTGAATAATGTATCTCTCAAACACTGGAACTCCGATGTAAATATATCTGGATACGCGCATCATCAATGTGCATGTGAACTCTTGACATCTAAGCCATGTGAAGGTCATTATTATTCCGATCGCACTGAAACAccagaagaaatttcaaaaatccagGTTCTGAAGTGCCGTACTTCCAGTGACACTAGTAGTAGAAAGCCTTATTCTACCAGGCGACCTGTTCTGTCAAGGCGAGCTACTATTGATGTTGGCGttccaaattatattaaaaggatGCCAGTAGGAAGCCAAAGCTTCGATTGTGCGCCTAATCCTATCGATGTTGATAGGTTAGAAAGTAACGAGTTCCAGAAACATGTTCTTTATGTACAAAGATATGGAAGCAGTACTCTTGTTCTACTCCTTCACAAAGTCTTtgatgaaaaagtaattaattacttG TGGAATTGCGGTTTCACCATTCTTAGAGAGCTTGAATACAATGCAGAAAAGCAAGAAATGGAAAAATCATACGAATTGGAGCCAACATTTTACCTTCTGCTCTACAATTATGCCCATAAAGTTTTAAAAG AGTATCCTCATTTCCCGTCTTTACTTCTTACTGAGAAACATTCCAGAAAAACCATTCAGCAGATCCAAGAAGATTTTCAGAATGATCCCAAGTTCAAATCCATTTGCCTTTT gTCTTCCAACCACAGCATGTTCGCCTGCCAGAGCGATCACAGTCTCGCCCTCTATCTTCAGCCGGAAACAGACACCCGGAAAGTGGATCCTCTCTACCATCTCAGCAAGAAGGCGTCTCGGAGGCTGGGAAAATATTTCAAGTTGACTCTGTAA